The stretch of DNA ATGAATTTAGGTTTATTGATTATTCGTTTAGTTGTTGGTCTTACTTTTGCAGGGCACGGTTCCCAAAAATTGTTTGGCTGGTTTGGTGGTTATGGATTGAAAGGAACTGGCGGATGGTTGGAATCGATAGGTATAAAACCAGGCGTGCTCATGGCACTTGCAGCAGGTCTAAGTGAACTAGTTGGAGGATTGTTATTTGCTTTTGGTTTATTTACACCATTAGGGGCGTTCCTTATCGTCATCACAATGCTCGTGGCCATATTTACAGTCCATGGTAAAAACGGATACTGGGTAACTTCTAACGGGTATGAATATAATCTGATCTTGATTGCTGTCGCTATTGGCGTGGCTTTAATTGGCCCTGGCGCTTATTCTTTAAGTTCATTATTAGGTTGAAAAACGATTTTATCCTGTAAATAAAAAGAGACAATGCTTGTCATCAAAGTATTAGGATACAAATGATGACAAGCTTTTTTTCATATTTTCTACATATTTTCAGTTTATGCACGAATTTGGCATGTATTCTTCTTTCAGTGGCCTTATTATTCACAACATCTTAATGAAATATTGGCAATATGGAATGGTGGAATTGCGATTCAGGGAGCATTAATTGGCGGTTTTGTAACGGCAATCCTCTATACCCGCTATTACAAGTTAAACTTTTGGGAGCTAGCAGATATTATGGCTCCGGCGATTATTCTCGGCCAAGCGATCGGAAGAATTGCTTGTTTCTTAAACGGGGATGCGTTTGGGTCACCAACGAATTCAGGGCTTGGACTTGTCTATCCACCTGGAACGATGGCCTATGATACCTATGGCTCACAACCATTGTGGCCAGCAGAGATATGGGAAGGACAATGGGATCTGATTGTGTTTTCGATCTTAATGGTTATGAAAAATAAGAAATGGCCAAAAGGATTTCTATTTATCTCTTATAATATATTATACTCCATTGGCCGGTTCCTTCTTGAATTCTTAAGAGGAGATTCACCAAGATATGCATTCAACTGGACCGCAGGGCAATGGACCAGTATTGTTGTTATTCTTCTATCCATTGCAGTCATGAGTTCACTTGTATCTGAAAGAAAAAGAAGTCTCCAAACTTTCTTCACAAACTTCTGATAATCTTTCATTGTAGTCAGATGAACTAAAAACCTCCCCCCCATAAAAGCGGCTTAATCTGCCGCTTTTTTATGTGCGCCCAGCATGGGCGCAAACTTGTCGGTGAAAGTCCGATACGGGGGCTGGTAGTGCCAACCGTTAGCCAAAGACAAGGGTGTCCACCGCGAGGTGGAATCTGAAGGAAGTCGGAGGCAAATCTCTGGTCTGAGGTACACGAATTGCATTCGAGGCTTATTCTTGTGGGTGAGTTTGCATAACAAAACAAAGCCCAATAACTACCCGAAAACAAGGAAAGTAAATGCAACAGATATGTGGAGAGAAAGTTTGCGCTCTTACCTGGGGAGGTCTCAGAGGAACGTC from Tepidibacillus fermentans encodes:
- a CDS encoding DoxX family protein, with amino-acid sequence MNLGLLIIRLVVGLTFAGHGSQKLFGWFGGYGLKGTGGWLESIGIKPGVLMALAAGLSELVGGLLFAFGLFTPLGAFLIVITMLVAIFTVHGKNGYWVTSNGYEYNLILIAVAIGVALIGPGAYSLSSLLG
- the lgt gene encoding prolipoprotein diacylglyceryl transferase, whose product is MFSVYARIWHVFFFQWPYYSQHLNEILAIWNGGIAIQGALIGGFVTAILYTRYYKLNFWELADIMAPAIILGQAIGRIACFLNGDAFGSPTNSGLGLVYPPGTMAYDTYGSQPLWPAEIWEGQWDLIVFSILMVMKNKKWPKGFLFISYNILYSIGRFLLEFLRGDSPRYAFNWTAGQWTSIVVILLSIAVMSSLVSERKRSLQTFFTNF